The bacterium genome includes the window GCGCGGCTCGTCGTCGTGGTGGTCTTCGCCATCGGTGTCGCCGTCGGCGTCGTCGAACCCGACGAGTTCGACCGTCGCGCCCGCGGTCGCCGCCGCGGCCGCGCCGCCGCGCAGCGCCAGGCTAGAGCTGACCTTCGGCAGGAAGCCCCGGCAGTTGGGGCACTGCAGCCAGACGACGCCGTCGTCGTCCCCGTCGGCGGTGGGGACGACGGCCATGTCGTACTCCGTCTTGCAGACGGAACAGTACTGCGGGATGGTCATGATTCGCACCGGTTCCCGTCGGCCCGACCGGGGAGCCAGGCTGGGGTTACGGGAGGATCTTGCAGCAGATCTCGGCCTCGTCCTTCTGAGAGTACCGCATGCCGCACACCAGGCACTTGTAGTCGCCGTCGATGCGGCCCTCGGCTTCGGCCTTGGCCAGCAGCCGTTCGAACTTCACGAACGATTTGTCACGGACCAGCACACCAGCTTCTTCCCTGCGTCGCTGCACGGCATCCTCCTTGATCCCGGTGTTCGTTCGGCCGCGAACCACCGGTCCACAGCGCCTCATCGCAACACGCGGGGCATCCTATATCATCGGGGCGTCCGCGTCAACCACCGAGGGTGGGAAGAGTTCCGCGGCGGGAGCGTCGTCTCAGCCGGCCGCGTCGGCGGCGAACAGGTCGTCGCGGCCGTCGTCGACCGCGACGAGCGCGGGCAGGCGGAAGAGGTCGGCGAGCGTCACCGCGCCGAGGACGCCGGCGTCGGCGACGGCGTGCGCGAGCACGCCGGCGGTCGCCAGGGCGTCCTCGCCGGCGCGGTGGGGGTGGCGATGGGTGACGGAGAAGGAGCCGGCCAGGTCCTGCAGCCGCCAGCCGTCGTGGCTGGGCCACAGCTGCTGCGCCAGCTGCAGCGTGCAGAGCCCCGGCATCTCGGGCAGGTCGTGGCCCAGGCGCTCCAGCTCCCAGCGCAGGAAGTTCAGGTCGAAGCGGACGTCGTGG containing:
- a CDS encoding exonuclease domain-containing protein, whose amino-acid sequence is ESLPDVARSHDGRWIALDAPFLGVNLDAARLVAVDLETTGSLIGVDCIIEVGLAVWESGQVVQQFSSLVHNTRRVSPRIRKLTGIEPNQLHEAPPFEEVAPVVADLLRGAHAFVAHDVRFDLNFLRWELERLGHDLPEMPGLCTLQLAQQLWPSHDGWRLQDLAGSFSVTHRHPHRAGEDALATAGVLAHAVADAGVLGAVTLADLFRLPALVAVDDGRDDLFAADAAG